The nucleotide window CGGGAGAGGGGGATGGTCGCCCCCGCGGCGAAGCTCTCGCCGACCGGGCCCACCCCCTGGTCGAGGTCGACGTACCGCTGGCCGACCATGTTCAGGTACTTGATCGAGGCGGTCACGGAGGCGGGGAGCCTGCGTCCTTCGCGCACGGCCAGTCCGACCTCGGCGACCCGTCTGTCGGCCACCTCGATGGACTCCACCTGCCCCACCTCGACTCCGGCGATCCGGACGCTGTCACCGACGATCAGCCCCGTGGCGTCCGTGAACCTGGCCTTGTACGTCGTGGTGTCCCCGACGTCCGTGTTGGCGATGGACAGGGCGAGTACGGCGGTGGCCATGACGGTCACCAGGACGAAGACGATCGATTTCGCGAGCGGTCCCGCGAGGGAGCGGCGCTTCACTTGAGCTTCACCTCCGCACCGCGGAAGGCCGGACCGATGAGCACGCTGCTCCAGTCGGGCAGGGTCTGCGGCTGGACTTTCAGTGAGGGAGCGACCAGCTCGTTGACGAGCCGGGACTCCTGAGGGGAGTTGGGCATTCCGAGGGCGGTCTCCGCGGCCGGGGGGCCACCGGTGGCCGGGGGCCCGCCCGTGACCTCCTCGGCCGGGTGTGTTCCACGGGCGTCCGCGGTCGGCACGCTCTTGCCGACGTACGGGACCGAGTAGCAGTGCGGTCCGCCGGTGGCGTCGTAGACCGGGGCGTCCCTGCCCGGTACGTACTTCCCCTTGGACGGCACGGCCTTGACGGTGACGTGCAGCCCCGGCTGCTCGGTGCCCTTGCCGAGTGCCTTGTCCATGGCCGGGATGAACCCGGTCATGGTCCGCAGCGTGCAGGGGAACTCGTCCGAGTACCGCGCGAGGAGTTCGAGCGTGGGCCTGCCGGACGCGGAGAGCCGGATGAGGTTGTCCTTGTTCTTGCGGAGGAAAGCGGTGAGGTCCTGCGCCGAAGCGGTCGTGGACCCGTACAGGTCCGCCAGTTCCGCCTGCTGTTCGGCGATGGTGGAGCTGGTGGTGGTGAAGTCGGTCAGTGCGTCCAGGACATCCGGCGCGGCGTCCCCGTACACCCTGCTCACCTTGACGAGTTCCCTGATGTCGGCGTTGAGGGTGGGGA belongs to Streptomyces finlayi and includes:
- a CDS encoding MCE family protein, which encodes MSTRSTRTAGRRLAGVTFLLVPAVLVWVSVSVYEKDFTDSATVTVHTGPVGNEMHDNADVKLRGVVIGHVRDITADGDGNGARLTLDIQPGKLGQIPEDVAAQMLPTTLFGARFVALVPPAIPSTQALRAGAVIPQDRSSNAIELEQVLDNVLPLLTAVKPEKLSATLNAVSQALQGRGDKLGDTLVTLDRHLARFNPQLPTLNADIRELVKVSRVYGDAAPDVLDALTDFTTTSSTIAEQQAELADLYGSTTASAQDLTAFLRKNKDNLIRLSASGRPTLELLARYSDEFPCTLRTMTGFIPAMDKALGKGTEQPGLHVTVKAVPSKGKYVPGRDAPVYDATGGPHCYSVPYVGKSVPTADARGTHPAEEVTGGPPATGGPPAAETALGMPNSPQESRLVNELVAPSLKVQPQTLPDWSSVLIGPAFRGAEVKLK